From the genome of Deinococcus sp. JMULE3, one region includes:
- a CDS encoding barstar family protein, with the protein MTARTVTVNCADVQDEAGFWAAYMRDVPDIHPGFGRNLAAFRDALWGGPGWPDADEVRFTNSDSLGSLRGGTFVKCLEEIAREVNSVRLVFS; encoded by the coding sequence AACTGCGCCGACGTGCAGGACGAGGCCGGATTCTGGGCTGCCTACATGCGGGACGTCCCAGACATTCATCCCGGGTTCGGCCGGAATCTCGCTGCTTTCCGGGACGCGCTGTGGGGAGGACCCGGCTGGCCCGATGCCGACGAGGTGAGATTCACGAATTCGGACTCACTCGGATCTTTACGTGGGGGCACCTTCGTGAAGTGCCTTGAGGAGATCGCGCGCGAGGTCAATTCCGTGCGGCTCGTGTTTTCCTGA
- a CDS encoding FAD-binding oxidoreductase produces the protein MHVVVIGAGIAGASVAYFLARAGAQVIVVDAGAHRASDVPSALINPVRGQSGGVDARALDGMRFTWALLRDLGAAGYAVPHAQSGVLRPIPDDRARARFERNLPAALNHAWLSPADAPERLAPGWGHVLHLPDGGWVDGPAFTRALVQASGAQVVTGRAQDWTAHTVTLAGGDTLSGDAVVFCGGSVGVTWRGEAATHRRGTLLTLDRAVTRVPLSFGAYLAPDARGGVLGATFETPAATWTPDGLPLASLGWLLGKIAALTDLRGARVTGHWTGTRLSGLNAGPQEGGPWRLTGLSSKGFLLGPLLAAELTSDLMSAARPG, from the coding sequence ATGCACGTCGTCGTGATCGGGGCGGGCATCGCGGGGGCCAGCGTGGCGTACTTCCTGGCCCGCGCGGGCGCGCAGGTGATCGTCGTGGACGCGGGCGCGCACCGCGCGAGCGACGTGCCCAGCGCCCTGATCAACCCCGTGCGCGGCCAGTCGGGCGGCGTGGACGCCCGCGCGCTGGACGGCATGCGCTTCACCTGGGCGCTGCTGCGCGACCTCGGGGCGGCGGGCTACGCGGTGCCGCACGCGCAGTCCGGCGTGCTGCGGCCCATCCCGGACGACCGCGCCCGCGCCCGCTTCGAACGGAACCTCCCGGCCGCGCTGAACCACGCGTGGCTGAGCCCGGCAGACGCGCCGGAACGCCTGGCGCCCGGCTGGGGGCACGTCCTGCACCTCCCGGACGGCGGGTGGGTGGACGGCCCCGCCTTCACCCGCGCGCTCGTGCAGGCGTCCGGCGCGCAGGTCGTCACCGGACGCGCGCAGGACTGGACGGCCCACACCGTCACCCTCGCAGGCGGCGACACCCTGAGCGGGGACGCCGTGGTGTTCTGCGGCGGCTCGGTCGGCGTCACGTGGCGCGGCGAGGCGGCCACGCACCGGCGCGGCACCCTCCTGACCCTCGACCGGGCGGTGACGCGTGTGCCGCTCAGTTTCGGCGCGTACCTCGCCCCGGACGCGCGCGGCGGGGTGCTCGGCGCGACCTTCGAGACCCCCGCTGCCACCTGGACGCCGGACGGGTTGCCGCTGGCGTCGCTGGGCTGGCTACTCGGCAAGATCGCCGCCCTGACCGACCTGCGCGGCGCGCGCGTCACCGGGCACTGGACCGGCACGCGCCTCTCCGGCCTGAACGCCGGACCGCAGGAGGGCGGCCCGTGGCGCCTGACCGGCCTGAGCAGCAAGGGCTTCCTGCTCGGACCCCTGCTCGCGGCTGAACTGACCAGCGACCTGATGAGCGCGGCCCGGCCCGGCTGA
- the mnmD gene encoding tRNA (5-methylaminomethyl-2-thiouridine)(34)-methyltransferase MnmD translates to MLVTPDGSRTALNTRFGEAYGSRHGAASQARHVFVEGTGTHEHPAPRVLEVGFGVGVNARATLARSAARGVPLAYHAFEFDPAPRALLRDVARGGEAENHPAWRALLDAWPEAGGGPTGESSGEIEVTAGGATLRVTFADVLTASLPDGWASALYLDGFSPSRNPDVWTPAFTARLAHTLAPGGVLGTYSAAGHVRRSLEAAGLRVERRPGAPGKRECLRAVREG, encoded by the coding sequence GTGCTGGTCACGCCGGACGGGTCACGCACCGCCCTGAACACCCGCTTCGGCGAGGCGTACGGATCGCGGCACGGCGCGGCGTCGCAGGCGCGGCATGTGTTCGTGGAGGGCACCGGCACGCACGAGCACCCGGCCCCGCGCGTGCTGGAGGTCGGCTTCGGGGTGGGCGTGAACGCCCGCGCGACCCTGGCCCGCAGCGCGGCGCGCGGCGTCCCGCTGGCGTACCACGCGTTCGAGTTCGACCCGGCCCCCCGCGCCCTGCTGCGGGACGTGGCGCGCGGCGGGGAGGCCGAGAATCACCCCGCGTGGCGGGCGCTGCTGGACGCCTGGCCCGAAGCGGGCGGCGGGCCAACCGGGGAGAGTTCCGGCGAGATCGAGGTCACGGCGGGCGGCGCGACCCTGCGCGTCACGTTCGCGGACGTCCTGACCGCCAGCCTCCCGGACGGCTGGGCCAGCGCGCTGTACCTGGACGGCTTCTCGCCCAGCCGCAACCCGGACGTGTGGACACCGGCGTTCACCGCTCGGCTGGCCCACACCCTCGCGCCGGGGGGCGTGCTGGGCACGTACAGCGCCGCCGGGCACGTGCGCCGCTCGCTGGAGGCCGCCGGGCTGCGCGTCGAACGCCGACCCGGCGCGCCCGGCAAACGCGAGTGCCTGCGCGCGGTGCGGGAGGGCTGA
- a CDS encoding NUDIX domain-containing protein, whose product MRNLLVWVVMQDDQGRVLLGRRDGSAYGHGLWGLPGGSVERGEGLPEAAAREVWEEMGLTLDPAALSLLGVRRYEVDGAQGTDFLFRAPDWAGQPQPLHKTSEVAWFAPGDLPPDALPWLAPLLDAYLRRGARLTEQLHDVHSARVIA is encoded by the coding sequence ATGCGGAATCTGCTCGTGTGGGTGGTCATGCAGGACGATCAGGGGCGGGTGCTGCTGGGCCGCCGGGACGGCTCGGCGTACGGGCATGGCCTGTGGGGCCTGCCGGGTGGCAGCGTGGAGCGTGGCGAGGGCCTGCCCGAGGCGGCCGCGCGGGAGGTCTGGGAGGAGATGGGCCTGACCCTCGACCCGGCTGCGCTGTCCCTGCTGGGCGTGCGCCGCTACGAGGTGGACGGCGCGCAGGGCACCGATTTCCTGTTCCGTGCGCCGGACTGGGCTGGTCAGCCGCAGCCGCTGCACAAGACCTCGGAGGTCGCGTGGTTCGCGCCCGGCGACCTGCCGCCCGACGCGCTGCCGTGGCTGGCTCCGCTGCTGGACGCGTACCTGCGGCGCGGCGCGCGCCTGACCGAGCAGCTGCACGACGTGCATTCGGCGCGGGTGATCGCGTGA
- a CDS encoding NUDIX domain-containing protein produces MTFHLVAWLIAQDDAGRVLLGRRAGSSYADGLWGLPGGHVEAGETLAGAAAREAQEEVGLQVDPATLICLGACRYDLDGVAGLDVFFLARAWVGEETPLEKTSEVGWFDPRDLPGDALPWLPGVLDAHLRGGVRLSEMLDGWVALREVGAGQPRSIS; encoded by the coding sequence GTGACGTTCCACTTGGTCGCGTGGCTGATCGCGCAGGACGACGCGGGGCGGGTGCTGCTGGGCCGCCGCGCGGGCTCGTCGTACGCGGATGGCCTGTGGGGCCTGCCGGGCGGGCACGTCGAGGCGGGGGAGACCCTGGCGGGCGCGGCGGCCCGCGAGGCGCAGGAGGAGGTCGGCCTGCAGGTCGATCCGGCCACGCTGATCTGCCTGGGCGCGTGCCGCTACGACCTGGACGGCGTGGCGGGCCTGGACGTGTTCTTCCTGGCCCGCGCGTGGGTGGGAGAGGAGACCCCACTGGAGAAGACCTCCGAGGTCGGGTGGTTCGACCCGCGCGACCTGCCGGGGGACGCCCTGCCGTGGCTGCCGGGCGTGCTGGACGCGCACCTGCGCGGCGGGGTGCGGCTCTCGGAGATGCTGGACGGCTGGGTGGCCCTGCGCGAGGTCGGGGCGGGTCAGCCGCGTTCGATCTCGTAG
- a CDS encoding MarR family winged helix-turn-helix transcriptional regulator — MNGSPAPAPTAPVMDDLYGLVRLILRFSRRLHHVLDDPLETALGLNTKELLVLATIMDGAGTPGAVAQAQNLPAPTVTRMVTKLVQAGLVRRVSDPGDLRLQRLELTPDGQATRARTRAVAQDIVHAHFGHLPPERVQAALAALADLDAALHAPTTGEPQ; from the coding sequence ATGAACGGAAGTCCTGCCCCCGCCCCCACCGCCCCGGTCATGGACGACCTGTACGGCCTCGTCCGGCTGATCCTGCGCTTCTCCCGGCGCCTCCACCACGTCCTGGACGACCCGCTGGAGACCGCGCTGGGCCTGAACACCAAGGAACTGCTGGTGCTGGCGACCATCATGGACGGCGCAGGCACCCCCGGCGCGGTCGCGCAGGCGCAGAACCTCCCCGCGCCCACCGTGACCCGCATGGTCACCAAACTCGTGCAGGCGGGTCTGGTGCGCCGCGTCAGCGACCCCGGCGACCTGCGCCTGCAACGCCTGGAACTCACGCCCGACGGGCAGGCCACCCGCGCCCGCACCCGCGCGGTCGCGCAGGACATCGTCCACGCGCACTTCGGGCACCTGCCCCCCGAACGCGTGCAGGCGGCGCTGGCCGCGCTGGCCGATCTGGACGCCGCCCTGCACGCCCCCACCACAGGAGAGCCGCAATGA
- a CDS encoding MDR family MFS transporter, with translation MTPAPTHSGLNEREKILAFVGILTVLFLSSLNLTVVGSAMPRVISDLGGFHLYAWAFTAYSLATTITIPIVGTISDRYGRRPLILLGIAVFTLGSVLLGFVQNMEQLIILRAVQGIGGGTLMAMSFTAIADLFTPIERGRYQGYTGAVWGVSSVVGPLVGGFLTDHLGWRSVFFVNLPFALLAAFFIWRYFRLPAPGGRGHFDAPGALLLGASVTTLTLALSWGGGTYAWGSAIILGLLAATLVTFGAYAWHSARQERPILDLRLLKDRGIAIASLAGFLTSAGMYAAILYLPLYMQGVRGSSASGSGLALAPLMFGMILTSTLSGQVVSRTGRYKTLILAGGIVATVALLLATTLGTGTPILIAVGIMVLLGLGLGPVNSQLTLAVQNAAPREQLGSATSGNQFFRQIGGTLAVSLFGALVNAHLNANLAAQLPDAARTLPAPVQDAIANPNLLTSPQATEQLGAGLSRLGDANLLQPILDALRGVMAGAIDQVFLVSAVLVGLAFLATIALPERPLKGRAGLAPRAQDLEASATD, from the coding sequence ATGACCCCCGCCCCCACCCACAGCGGCCTGAACGAACGGGAGAAGATCCTCGCGTTCGTCGGCATCCTGACCGTGCTGTTCCTGTCCAGCCTGAACCTCACGGTCGTCGGCAGCGCCATGCCGCGCGTCATCAGCGACCTGGGCGGCTTCCACCTGTACGCCTGGGCGTTCACCGCGTACTCGCTGGCGACCACCATCACCATTCCCATCGTCGGCACCATCAGCGACCGCTACGGGCGCCGACCGCTGATCCTGCTCGGCATCGCCGTGTTCACCCTCGGCAGCGTGCTGCTGGGCTTCGTGCAGAACATGGAACAGCTGATCATCCTGCGCGCCGTGCAGGGCATCGGCGGCGGCACCCTGATGGCCATGAGTTTCACCGCCATCGCCGACCTGTTCACGCCCATCGAACGCGGCCGCTACCAGGGCTACACCGGCGCCGTGTGGGGCGTCAGCTCCGTCGTCGGGCCGCTCGTGGGCGGGTTCCTGACCGATCACCTGGGCTGGCGCAGCGTGTTCTTCGTGAACCTGCCCTTCGCGCTGCTCGCCGCGTTCTTCATCTGGCGGTACTTCCGCCTGCCCGCCCCCGGCGGACGCGGGCACTTCGACGCGCCCGGCGCGCTGCTGCTGGGTGCGTCCGTCACCACCCTCACGCTGGCCCTGTCGTGGGGCGGCGGCACGTACGCCTGGGGCAGCGCGATCATCCTCGGCCTGCTGGCCGCCACCCTGGTCACCTTCGGTGCGTACGCGTGGCACAGCGCCCGCCAGGAACGCCCCATCCTCGACCTGCGTCTCCTGAAGGACCGCGGCATCGCCATCGCGTCCCTCGCGGGCTTCCTGACCAGTGCCGGCATGTACGCCGCGATCCTGTACCTCCCGCTGTACATGCAGGGCGTGCGCGGCAGCAGCGCCAGCGGCAGCGGTCTGGCTCTCGCGCCGCTGATGTTCGGCATGATCCTGACCAGTACCCTCAGCGGGCAGGTCGTCAGCCGCACCGGGCGCTACAAGACCCTCATCCTGGCGGGCGGAATCGTCGCCACGGTCGCCCTGCTGCTCGCCACCACGCTCGGCACCGGCACGCCCATCCTGATCGCCGTGGGCATCATGGTCCTGCTGGGCCTGGGCCTGGGTCCCGTGAACAGTCAGCTGACCCTGGCCGTGCAGAACGCCGCGCCGCGCGAGCAGCTGGGCAGCGCCACCAGCGGCAACCAGTTCTTCCGGCAGATCGGCGGGACCCTCGCCGTCAGCCTGTTCGGCGCGCTCGTGAACGCCCACCTGAACGCCAACCTCGCCGCGCAACTGCCCGACGCCGCCCGAACCCTCCCGGCCCCCGTGCAGGACGCCATCGCCAACCCGAACCTCCTGACCAGCCCGCAGGCCACCGAGCAGCTTGGCGCGGGCCTGAGCCGACTGGGCGACGCGAACCTGCTCCAGCCCATCCTCGACGCCCTGCGCGGCGTCATGGCAGGCGCCATTGATCAGGTGTTCCTGGTATCCGCCGTGCTCGTGGGCCTCGCGTTCCTGGCGACCATCGCCCTGCCCGAACGCCCCCTGAAAGGCCGCGCCGGACTCGCCCCCCGCGCGCAGGACCTGGAAGCCAGCGCCACCGACTGA
- a CDS encoding DNA internalization-related competence protein ComEC/Rec2 encodes MAGVIGGILLALGQGWGVAALLVGTGLVLWHARPVLLALVLLGAAAGWASAHAVLTRPNLLTPWFGAQVTVQGEWDGQFLTLRDPPTRVTLAPKPTQGPGRLRVSGRLLAPEGRRTPGGFDQAAWFRAQGGLLSVTPGGALVGARVREFQPQGGLRGWFRRGLTTGLTERQGALMQAIELGDRGDISREQFSEGEAVRDAFARAGLAHLMALSGQNVAILTGALILLLTRLGAAPAWRFGLPVLLLGPYLLLVQSSASITRAVLMGGAVLLALALGRGRPDPLGVVALAALACLLLYPLWLTDVGFQLSFLAVLALTQSERVAGLMPGRWPRWLRLGLAATLLAEAGTLPVIAGTFGQVPLVGLPANLLAGAIMALLVPLGFLAGLLGPLALPLNMVNGVLADALLLVARTFGQAPVLSWGQVGVGGVLAYGAAVLAGWLWLLGRVRAPAALGTWLTCLLLTTLPGRLHPAREVVFLDVGQGDSTLIRLPHLTVLVDAGGSVGSDYDVGAHTVVPTLRALGVRKLDVLVATHADTDHIEGAASVLRQLPVGEVWIGQRKTDDPVLTTVLLAARERHVPVREVRRGDQVASDGATLTVLWPAGNAWSTEDNDNSVALRLESRGWRAAFLGDLPAPVEERLVAGPLDLLKAAHHGSRHSTGAALLAQTTPADTVISVGRNTYGHPHPDVLARLAQVHSRAWRTDQLGTIRWPMP; translated from the coding sequence GTGGCAGGCGTGATCGGCGGCATCCTGCTCGCACTGGGCCAGGGGTGGGGTGTGGCGGCACTGCTGGTGGGCACGGGGCTGGTGCTGTGGCACGCCCGCCCGGTCCTGCTGGCGCTGGTGCTGCTGGGCGCCGCGGCGGGCTGGGCCTCGGCTCACGCGGTCCTGACCCGCCCGAACCTCCTGACGCCGTGGTTCGGGGCGCAGGTCACCGTGCAGGGCGAGTGGGACGGGCAGTTCCTGACGCTGCGCGACCCGCCCACGCGCGTGACGCTGGCGCCGAAGCCCACGCAGGGACCGGGGCGGCTGCGGGTGTCGGGTCGCCTGCTCGCCCCGGAGGGCCGCCGCACCCCAGGGGGCTTCGATCAGGCCGCGTGGTTCCGCGCGCAGGGTGGGCTGCTGAGCGTCACGCCGGGCGGCGCGCTGGTGGGCGCGCGGGTGCGGGAGTTCCAGCCGCAGGGCGGGCTGCGCGGCTGGTTCCGCCGGGGCCTGACCACCGGCCTGACCGAGCGGCAGGGGGCGCTGATGCAGGCCATCGAACTCGGCGACCGGGGGGATATCAGCCGCGAGCAGTTCAGCGAGGGCGAGGCCGTGCGGGACGCGTTCGCGCGGGCGGGGCTGGCGCACCTGATGGCGCTGTCCGGGCAGAACGTGGCGATCCTGACCGGCGCGCTGATCCTGCTGCTGACGCGGCTGGGCGCGGCTCCCGCGTGGCGGTTCGGGCTGCCGGTGCTGTTGCTCGGGCCGTACCTGCTGCTCGTGCAGTCCTCTGCGAGCATCACGCGGGCCGTGCTGATGGGTGGCGCGGTGCTGCTGGCGCTGGCGCTGGGGCGCGGGCGGCCCGACCCGCTGGGCGTGGTCGCGCTGGCGGCGCTGGCGTGCCTGCTCCTCTATCCGCTGTGGCTGACGGACGTGGGGTTTCAGCTGTCGTTCCTGGCGGTGCTGGCCCTGACGCAGTCCGAGCGGGTGGCGGGGCTGATGCCGGGGCGCTGGCCGCGCTGGCTGCGGCTGGGACTGGCGGCGACCCTGCTGGCCGAGGCCGGAACGCTGCCGGTCATCGCGGGGACGTTCGGACAGGTGCCGCTGGTGGGCCTGCCCGCGAACCTGCTGGCCGGGGCGATCATGGCCCTGCTCGTGCCGCTGGGGTTCCTGGCGGGACTGCTGGGACCGCTGGCCCTGCCGCTCAACATGGTGAACGGCGTGCTGGCCGACGCACTGCTGCTGGTCGCCCGGACGTTCGGTCAGGCGCCGGTCCTGAGCTGGGGTCAGGTGGGGGTGGGCGGTGTCCTGGCGTACGGCGCGGCCGTGCTGGCCGGGTGGTTGTGGCTGCTGGGCCGCGTCCGCGCGCCCGCCGCGCTGGGCACGTGGCTGACCTGCCTCCTGCTGACGACCCTGCCGGGGCGACTGCACCCCGCGCGGGAGGTCGTGTTTCTGGACGTGGGGCAGGGGGACAGCACCCTGATCCGCCTGCCCCACCTGACGGTCCTCGTGGACGCCGGGGGCTCGGTGGGCAGCGACTACGACGTGGGGGCGCACACCGTGGTGCCGACCCTGCGGGCCCTGGGCGTGCGGAAACTGGACGTGCTCGTCGCCACGCACGCGGACACCGATCACATCGAGGGCGCCGCGAGCGTCCTGCGCCAACTGCCGGTCGGGGAGGTGTGGATCGGGCAGCGCAAGACGGACGACCCGGTCCTGACCACCGTGCTGCTCGCCGCGCGGGAGCGGCACGTCCCGGTGCGGGAGGTCCGCCGGGGTGATCAGGTGGCGTCGGACGGCGCGACCCTGACCGTCCTGTGGCCTGCCGGAAACGCGTGGAGCACCGAGGACAACGACAACAGCGTCGCCCTGCGCCTGGAGTCGCGCGGGTGGCGGGCCGCGTTCCTGGGCGACCTGCCCGCCCCCGTCGAGGAACGACTCGTCGCCGGGCCGCTGGACCTCCTGAAGGCCGCGCACCACGGCAGCCGCCACAGCACCGGCGCGGCCCTCCTGGCGCAGACCACACCCGCCGACACCGTGATCAGCGTGGGACGGAACACCTACGGGCACCCTCACCCCGACGTGCTGGCCCGACTGGCGCAGGTGCACTCGCGGGCGTGGCGCACCGATCAGCTGGGCACGATCCGCTGGCCCATGCCGTGA
- a CDS encoding ComEA family DNA-binding protein, with product MPSTEVATPHPADPSVPERDAGRHAASPVSRAAPARPAPHEPLSRLPAAPRLPGLDPWTLVLGGAVLLSAAFTLVPALVPQPRVPTVTRAALPVATSPAATSPASATPEAPVYPTTSSITPLISGRVNLNSASLEQLEALPKVGPALASRIVAGRPYRSLADLDRVKGIGPAALKSLEPLVSF from the coding sequence ATGCCCAGCACCGAGGTGGCGACTCCTCACCCGGCTGACCCGTCCGTGCCCGAGCGGGACGCGGGACGGCACGCCGCGTCTCCCGTGTCCCGGGCGGCGCCAGCCAGACCGGCACCCCATGAGCCGCTGTCCCGTCTGCCTGCCGCGCCCCGCCTGCCCGGGCTGGACCCCTGGACGCTCGTGCTGGGCGGCGCGGTGCTGCTCTCGGCGGCGTTCACGCTGGTTCCGGCGCTGGTCCCGCAGCCGCGCGTGCCGACCGTGACCCGCGCGGCGCTGCCCGTTGCGACCTCACCGGCGGCGACCTCGCCTGCATCTGCCACGCCGGAGGCGCCGGTCTACCCCACCACGAGCAGCATCACGCCGCTGATCTCGGGTCGGGTGAACCTGAACTCGGCCAGCCTGGAGCAACTGGAGGCCCTGCCGAAGGTCGGTCCGGCGCTGGCCTCAAGAATCGTGGCGGGCCGCCCCTACCGGTCGCTGGCGGACCTGGACCGCGTGAAGGGCATCGGGCCAGCGGCGCTGAAATCGCTGGAACCGCTGGTGTCGTTCTGA